Below is a window of Ananas comosus cultivar F153 linkage group 9, ASM154086v1, whole genome shotgun sequence DNA.
cctcctcctccttctccggctTCCCGTTGAGCCGGTTCGAGATCCGGATCACGTCGCGCATGTAGCCCTCGACTTCGGCGGCGAGAGCCTCGAGGTCGTCGGTGCGCTGCGGAGCCGCCGCCGAGGGATCGGGCGGCGGGGGCCGGTCCTCGAGCCAGGTGACGGCGGCGACGAGGTAGGGCTTGGTGCGGACGACGCGTGAGACGCGGAACCGCTCCTGGCCCTTGCAGATGAGGAAGAACCGGTCGTCGACGAGGCGCTCGTGCTTGACGACCTCGCCGACGCAGCCGACCTCGGCGACGGCCCCGgcgcccgcgccgccgccgggtTCGGAGAAGACAACGCCGAACCGGAGGTCGGTGTGGAGGAGGGTGTGCATCATGATCCGGTAGCGGAACTCGAAGATCTGGAGAGGGAGGATGGCGCCGGGGAAGAGGAcgagggggagggggaagagTGGGAGCTCCACGAggtcgtcggcggcggaggaggaggagggggagggttCGCGGCGGCCCCGGCCGAGGCGAGATCCCGGAGTGGGGAGACGGGGACTTGGCGTTGAGGAAGGGGAGGGAGGGGGGAGAGGGGTTGGGGGAGCGGAGAAGTTGAGGGAGGAGAGCCATTAGGGTTTGTGTTCCCGCTTTGCGGgtggttagggttttggtggtGAGGAGAGAGAGTGGGGAAGAGGAAGTGGAAGAGGGGAATGGCAGCGGATGAAGACGACGATGGGGCCCACGGGAGATGTTTTATCGGCGTCGATGGCATGGAGGGTGCCACGTGGCAGCTTATCTACTCCGCATTTCGGAAACGTGGTAATTATTTTTCTCGTAGTTTCTTattaaattttcgaattgaaatagaattttatttgtgcaAAATAGTTTTAGGAAAGATATACGGGTGGTCACTGCTCACTGGTCAGGCAAATACAACAGCCATACAAATcggtttttcaaaattttattaaaaaaaaaaaattgaagtgtaGCATTATTAGTCTCTTGattttcatataattaattactgttaaagataataataataataactgaataGCTGATGCAACAAGAATgtgttctgttttttttttaactaacaagcttttttttatacaaacatcaaaaattttatggttCTTTTGCTCTTTACTGAGAACACTTGTCTTCTGGGGTGCAGTGAAGGGAGATAAGCCACATTTTGATCTTCCCGTTCACATTATTCTCAGCAATCACTAACaagttaaaaaacaaaaataaaaaaaaattctaactgACCGTCTCTAGTGCATGTGGGaaaagatttggtggttagtacctaaggttccaagttcgaattcaaattgattcacatttctagctaagtttatttctaaataaaataaacgaagctgaTAGCATActacatatctctcaaaaaaaaaaaaaaatccctaaaTTCTGTCTCCACTCTCCACACGTTCACAGCCTCCACACGTTCGACGCGAATGCATCCAAAATTCAGTCTCCATACGTTCGACGCGAGTGGCATCCATTTGCAGCAGGAGCTCGTAGCCATCatatattttgggtattttggcGTATCTTGTGTTGGTGTCTTCGATGATTCGATTGAGGGACTTCTATCAATAATTTTTGATGATTCATTCAAACCATCCTCCTATTATTTGTGTCTGTGTGAACAAAATAGACATACCTTCTAGTTCTATACGCAACTTTGGTCCATAATAACGGGGTGTAAAGCCCAGGTTATttaatcggaccaaattggccattttgctcttttatttagttgttGTGTACACCACCTTGGAACCCAtttaaaacacacacacaacatGTGGTATACATACTCTAAACTTCCCAGGTTGGGGCTCCCTTACACGCAGCTTCCACAGAAGAAAAGATTATTAAAGCACCACATTTCAAGTTAAAGAACAACAAATAAAGTAGCAAATCAAGAGGACAACAAGATGACAAAGAATGAAGGCATGGAAATAATTaaggatttattttttattcatataatttCCTCACCAAGTAGACTAGGAGAGATCTCGGGAAAGATCACACCACCTCCAGATTCACATATAACAACCTCCTCCGATTAGGCTATTACTAAAACTAACCACCGTAAGAACTAAGACAGACACCCTGTAAACACACAACACATGATCCACATCAAACCCATAAAACCCTACCAATCTTCAACTCCTAATATGATTCGATCAACCTTCGGCTTCCAAAATTGGGATACATTCACCTACAATCTACATACTAGTTGCATTCAGGAAGCAGAAGCTGCTTTTTGTCCAAGCTATCTACATATCACCTGAGGGCATTCACAAATGCAAGCAGTGAATCCACATCCCTCCTCTCCGAAGGGTACTTGATGGGCCTCGACGAGTGCGTGGGGAAGAAGAGGATGGTGGGGAAActcccgagctgaagctcttcCTGCGCAAATGGCTTCTGCTCACCGTCAGCCTGGAATTTCCCGACCTTCACGCCAGAACCAGATAGCTTCTCGGCTAATTCCATGTATGAAGCTTCCATTCCCTGGAATGATAGAAGACAGTTTTCAGTAAGTTGGGGCATTTACTCCAATCCTAGAAAGAAAATTCACTAGCATTAAGGGAAATCATGTTAAATTACTATTTAGTCCTCCTCCACCCTAATTTGATTATCCTAGTAACTGATAGATAAGATGGTGAGCACAAACCACTGCAGGCACCGGGCGATTCggattgaaaaataattttagagatGACATTGCAAAAATTAGTTGAGGACACAAATTAACCTATTTGACTGTAAAAAGTTAAGGACCAATGCATAATCTGCCAATAGTTTGAAATTACAAATAACATTTAATTCTGAAAGATACgcaaaaaagagtaaaaagacGTGCTATTCATACCTGGCAGAACTGGCACCAAGGTGCATACAGAACAACAATCCACGGGTCCGCCCTACTTTCCAGCCTCAGCAAGTTCTCAATCCCGGGCCTACTTAGGTTAATAATGGCTTCGGTTTCAAAGATGTCAGGTGTTCCGTTCACGGAGCTAATGGCTGTGGCCCCGTTAGCATTAGTCCCCAACATATCTGCTTCTTGCGCAATGTTGCCCTTGTGAAGCCCGCATTCTTTGGCCTTGGCATCCTCCCACCACCACCTTCCTTCCCTCTCATGCTGCCCTGGCAGGACAGGTCGTGTGCATGGTTCGCAGCCGATTGACACGTAACCCtaataaatgattaaataatCGAATGAGCATTTTATATTATAGACAAAAATAAGAATTATTGTTAAATACATGTTTGAAATGATACTTGGACATACTTGTGAATGTAAAGAGTTGACAGGAACTTCCATAGTCCTGAGAAAGTTCCAGATATCCTTGCCTTCTACATTGGCAACAGGGTTCCACTTAACCAAGCTCCCAATACCGCCATCCATTCCTTCAAAAGAAGGATCCACCTGCATGATATATGAAGTAACATTAGAACATCGGCCTATATAAATCAGATGGTTGACTATCACTTCATACACTTTTCTTATGCAGCTCAGGATATGTCAAGTTCAGCTGTTTAAAGAAGCACTGTACTTTTTAGGGACATATACCCATTTCAGCTTCCGCCTACAGTCAGAAGCTCCATACTATTTTCCATGCCAAGCATCGAGCCAAACAGGCACTATACGGCTAGTTGAACATGGCTGGAGCTTCTACCAAAATGATGTCCAAGTAGAGAAGTTCAGAAGGAACACAAACAACATTCCCTAAAAGTTATCCCCAAAAGCTTCCTGTTGCAGTGGAGCAATAGCTCCAAATTAGCACTTCTGATTTGGCCCCCGAAAGCTCATTTAGCTTCTCACCACAGTAATTACTCAGATTACATTAGTTATCAAACACTTAACTTCTACTTCCTAAGATAAAGTCGTCTTTCCAGAAAATACAGAAGTATGccctttataaaattttgatgtacaaAGGTAAGCTAGTATATGTCCTACTCTCTTTAAAGGACTTCTAAAACTCTTCAATCTAAAGAAATTAGTGGCAATTAACAGGTAATTTATACCTGGACAACAGGGATATGAGCTCTGGTGCCAGGGGACTGATCCTTCCTCTGCCCAGTGATCCAAGCCTTAAGGCCACTTAGCGCCCTTCGTAAAGGCCTAACCTTCCTAACTCTGCAGCACTCTTGGTGCCCATCCTCATAGAAGGAAAACAAACCTTTGCTCCTAACAAGGGCCTGAACTTCCACTGCATCAGGGAACATGTACTCGATGCGGATGCCATAATGCTTCTCTACCTCATCAAAGAACCTGTAGGTCTCAGGATTGAGCCGCCCTGTGTCAAGGCTGAACACTCTGAAGGGCCGGCCCGTCAGGTGGGCGTATTCAATCAATGCAACATCCTCTGCCCCACTGAAAGACATAGGAAATGAAATCGGCACGTAAGTCTGTGTGGGCATTCAGATTTTGGCATTGATTCTCTTATCTCTATTTATCAACATTAAATCAACAGAAAAAACCAGCAAACACGATTATTGCTACTGGTGGAACAAGAAAGTAATAGACATGCAGGATTATAAATGAGGAATACACATTAAAAGTGAGATTACTAGAAAATTTTACGTTATATTGGTCAAAGATACTTGTTGAGTATTCTGCATTCTACCCTGACAAAGTAAAACAGTTCATGGAAAGTTCAACTTTGCAAACAGGCCTCCTAAAGATACCACTTTGACCAGTAGTCAATCCTATGACGATAGAAAATTTCCATTTTCACTCTTCTTGGCTATAGTTGAGATTATAGAAAGATAGGAAGTCcagataatattaaaaatgaaaataaaagccaCAGGGAGCTATCAGAAAGTACACAGTCAAATTTAGGATTTAACTTGTGAGATCACTTTTGTAATTAGTCAACATTGGAAAAGTACTTATGCTTTCTTATCTATTGGCAATAGAACTAACAAACTCGTATTGGACCACTAGAAGAGTATGTCAATTGTAAAACAAATACCTAAGATTGGAACAGATTAGGTCACTTTACACGGGCGTAATGAATCAAAATATGAAAGTTCAATAGATGTGAAAGCATGCGAATAGTCCTCTCCCACCAATGAGGCTAACCAGTTCTTTGTGAAACAAAAATTGTGTTCACGTCATGCCAAATCACTTCTTTTCTTAACGCAACAAAGACACAACAACATATATATCTTACCAGCTCATTTTCAAAGAATTTTCTTTTACGCAAATCAGCTCTTTTTTTTAGCTTCACAGCCAAAGATGCTagatttcctttttctttttccaaaagTAACTCTGTTTCTTCTTCGAAGGCCTAACATCTCACTCTTGAGTACTTCAATAGTTCGGAAAATAAGTCCCTTTATATGGTTATCTAGACCCATTGAAAAGATTTATGCAGGTATGCAAAtcttcaaatttcatatatttcccAAAGTTTCacattttacagaaataactctttgagaaattatattaaaatagaaaatcaagcTTCCCAACTAATTGAATTACTCGCTAGTCACTACTCAATGTCATATCTTTGCGAGAAACAATAATGATGACAGTATACCTGTAAATTCGAATCTACATAAAAGTGTATTTCTTAAACACTTCTAAGCTCCAAACTTTCAAAAACACcctactttaaaaaaaaaaaaaaaaatctgattttacaACAAATGACCTTTTAACCTGTGCGCAGTAAAGCGATCAAGCCATGGtgattttacataaaaaattagatttttttttttttggtcggaTGCTATAGTAAATAGAGCATTCACAGGGGCTATAAATACATTTTACGCAACGTAAAATACAGTAGTGGGTCCAATAgtgatgataatgattttttttaaaaaaaaaagacagattATAAGGAAAGCTATTAACCTGAACGCAATGGCGATGTCGTTGCCGAACCTCTCGAGCGCCTTATCAATAATCTCGAGCGGCGACGCGTTCTCCAACTCCGCCGCTAACTTCTCATAATCCACAACCTCATccacctcctccctcctcttctccccCTCCACcaccgcccccgccgccgccgccgcggcgggcgCTGCCACCGCCTCGCCCCTCCTCCCGGGCTCCACCGCCCGGAGCGgccgcgccgccgcccaccgccgCCTCGAGGGGGCGTTGCTCGCCGTCGACGTCGAGATCGACGGCTCCAGATGCCTCACCGCCGCGATCTGGACCGCTGGCACaacacaaaaccctaatccggTGAGATCGAAGCCCTAGTATCGAACAAACGCACGCAAATCACAACAACGAGAGAGGGGAAAGCAACGTCGTACCCTTGAGATCGCGAGGAACGATCGAAGTCGCAGAGATCGATGCGGTCGCCGAAGCCATAGAGGCAAAATTTTATTTCGATTACTAattccaaaaacaaaaaatagaacgaaaaaaaaaaaaattattgagctATTACTCTACTCGATTACGCTGTGTCTCCCTCAGGAGAGAGGGGATGGAGAGGGGGGGATTAATAATAACCGAGAAAGAGGGACCGCGTTTCGGTACAATGAACCTGGACGGGATTCGGCATAGCAGCCGGTTGCGACACGTGTCGGCTTTCTATTGGCTGTAGACCCAAGTGGGGTTGTGTGG
It encodes the following:
- the LOC109714828 gene encoding uncharacterized protein LOC109714828, whose product is WLSSLNFSAPPTPLPPPSPSSTPSPRLPTPGSRLGRGRREPSPSSSSAADDLVELPLFPLPLVLFPGAILPLQIFEFRYRIMMHTLLHTDLRFGVVFSEPGGGAGAGAVAEVGCVGEVVKHERLVDDRFFLICKGQERFRVSRVVRTKPYLVAAVTWLEDRPPPPDPSAAAPQRTDDLEALAAEVEGYMRDVIRISNRLNGKPEKEEEAASMDLRRNLFPTPFSFFVASTFEGAPREQQALLELEDTAARLRRERDTLRNTLNYLTAASAVKDAFPSSSSSSS
- the LOC109715451 gene encoding probable 5'-adenylylsulfate reductase 1, chloroplastic, coding for MASATASISATSIVPRDLKAVQIAAVRHLEPSISTSTASNAPSRRRWAAARPLRAVEPGRRGEAVAAPAAAAAAGAVVEGEKRREEVDEVVDYEKLAAELENASPLEIIDKALERFGNDIAIAFSGAEDVALIEYAHLTGRPFRVFSLDTGRLNPETYRFFDEVEKHYGIRIEYMFPDAVEVQALVRSKGLFSFYEDGHQECCRVRKVRPLRRALSGLKAWITGQRKDQSPGTRAHIPVVQVDPSFEGMDGGIGSLVKWNPVANVEGKDIWNFLRTMEVPVNSLHSQGYVSIGCEPCTRPVLPGQHEREGRWWWEDAKAKECGLHKGNIAQEADMLGTNANGATAISSVNGTPDIFETEAIINLSRPGIENLLRLESRADPWIVVLYAPWCQFCQGMEASYMELAEKLSGSGVKVGKFQADGEQKPFAQEELQLGSFPTILFFPTHSSRPIKYPSERRDVDSLLAFVNALR